In Mytilus trossulus isolate FHL-02 chromosome 10, PNRI_Mtr1.1.1.hap1, whole genome shotgun sequence, the DNA window ATTCATGTAACAGTATGTTAATTCTATTCATGTAACAGTATGTTAATTCTATTCATGTAACAGTATATTAATTCTATTCATGTAGCAGTATTTTTCTATTCATGTAGCAGTATTTTTCTATTCATGTTACCATATATTAATTCTATTCATAAACTTCTTCTGTTCTGCATGGTTTCAGACTATTCTAAAGGCTTTGGGGGTAAATATGGGGTGCAAACAGATAGAGTGGACAAATCAGCACTTGGTTATGATCATCaagaaaaacttgaaaaacacGAGTCTCAGACAGGTATTGTTGATATGTGTGTTTGTGAtgtttattttacttaaatggaccataatttgctattgggctcgtttcctataactatagaaaagtgataaaataatgaattactataagaaaagttgtaactacatctaaagatgccattatttttatcaacatacaagtgtatgctactcttccctagaaaaaaaattgaaatatacaaatttcaaagattctacaaccgtatttttgtgtcgtttctcgcgttactttttgcttccgaagagcataacgctgactgatttatagataatcgtcaccgacaaattcgtaacttttgctttcacataacaaagaacatcgaccaataagaatagtcagaagaaaatgccgagaactataagtatttatgtagcagatgtaacaGTGGCGTGACttttgtgtccgatttcgtaacgcaaattttagatgatgtaatctgctttgttgtaatagaattcttaaaaacaatatgcaaatatgaactctcgcgagatgttcaaacaggtaaatcagagatgatttacattcttgttttgatcttcgtaataattaagtaagaaaatgacgttatcgttatgcgttacatttcacacgaaacagaagtccagttatttattaaaattgtttttgtccttaagttctaatcatttccggtcatacgtgaaacatgtgactaacatgtgatcacACCCTTACAGCCGAACATACGATATACTagttctaaacattgtttttgtttccaacgggatgttagcaaacataatctgtagacttgtttcgacttgtttaaaaaaggaaaatacaattttcaaagagaTTGTACCGGGGGGTctattatttttcctatgtgcataatgttacatacgatcttgtgtgaaaataaatgcccaatgacttgacaaaatcgatttcagatTTGACCGACGTTTAAACACACTACATTTCCCAATAACGATGTAAAGGGTCCTTGGAAAattcaatcgaaattacgtctctcATCATGGTGCCGATGttcgttggattgattttgcttcagcagtaaatattactggatattttaggtgaataaagatgattaaatgaaaaatgcatgttaATATACAGTTACACTaggaatgtacaaagttggtaactttgtcacaatttttaattatttttttttattcatgttctgcaaacacttttcagaaacgcaataaacttgtcaaaggaaaagtaaacttttaccaggcatgacttgaaaggaagtactttattgattttagcccactaaagtaggttaaaatgtggaaaccatgtagatggtgtacaggtcacaaatatcacatggtgcctattttaaagattttaattccaagttaaaagtttttttctttactggatttaaagaattttacattgccaatgatttggaataaattttatataactggaatttcaaatccaaatataaatatatttttttggccaaaacatcaagatacaacgattatggtatcctgtatcaatgaagaaaatatggaaaattctgaataaattgtactaattgttttcaaaataagcacatatttaggagttttataatactgttacatttaagatggattttaagaaaaagtatactgttcagattattttaagcagattttgcaataaaataaaaataaaaaaatgctttcggtttcttatggtttcctgtcacgtttaaaaaaaactttaatataacattgaaaatagattttaaatattaacatgaagcaagtaacactagtaatggtgtttatttatgccttttgaattatattgtgcaagataaagaaaataaagattggtttcctgtttggtttcctgtcacgtaaacggtgaatcaaaatgtattaattttttctagaaaaactcaattgttccattcatactattctaacaccaacacaacccacaaaataaaagttaaaattttagaacttataaaaaaggatacaaaaagaaaccaaaggccgcataccaaattatggtccatatgtTGAAATACAGctacacaacttttttttataaaatatttagtcATAGACAAAAATTGTagaatttgataaacattttgaaaggAAATGTTGATAAAGTGTTATTGTCTTGcatgaaacaaattatttcttCAGAAATTTGTATGATATACGTAAAAGTTTATTGAAATGATTTTGAGAAACAGAGGTACTGTTTTGTGACCAAATACATAGGTTTACAAGTCTTAAAGAATTCTCATTCTCTCTCTATTATCAATCTGATTGTAGATCAAAGGTAGACAAAGTATTTCttgattaacaaaaataatataaatattcatagtGATCATGCTTTCATTAAAGACAAGTTAGGAATATTAACAAACTAGCTGCTATTGGTTGGGAAATTAACACCAGCTTAGAGAAATACCCTATGAGATAACTGTCAAACACTGTAATTGTATTCTCATTATTATTTCAAGCACAGCTGGTCATGTTACAAAGCATAATATTTAGTAATCTTGAGGGAAATGGGAGCATGTCAAGTTGCACATCCAAATTGTATTCTTATAACTGACTTTGTGATCATTAAAGActaattaacaaaaacaattttaaatatgtatttgtgTATGGTTTATGAAGATTTGTATTGTAATATAAAGTCTTTAGTTATGTCTTTTATACTTCATAAATATGGATAACAGCACCTCATGCAGCTGCCTAAAATACAAATTCCTCATGCAGCTACCTAAAAAACAAACTCCTTTTGCTTATACAGTAAAACCTATCTAAACCAAATTTCGTTTGGACTGAGagttttttaattaaacatgtGTTGGTATTAAGTTGGTAAAAACACCACAAAGTATTCATTGTATTTTCTGGTACAAGAGATAGTGTAACCAGGTAAtcaatttaatttaagtttggTGTAGATAGGTTTCACtgtttgtaaaaatatgatTCAGTACCTTCACATTATTTGTTCACTTTATAAAGGATTTGTCCAATTAGATGATAAGACTTTGTGCATAATTAAACAATAagaaacttttgaaaaagtgtttTATTGTATGTCTGTGTAAGAGAAaattaattcaaagtttttactggattttttgtatttttaatatatattctttGAATGACTTTCCAATATGCTCTTGAATGAAAAATGAGCTTCTTACTAAAAGTTCttctttcaaaatcttttcTTAAATCTGTTTATTATCATTCTGTTATATATTACATGGTTTCAGACTATTCTAGAGGCTTTGGGGGTAAATATGGGGTACAAACAGATAGAGTGGACAAATCAGCATTTGGCTGGGACCACCAggaaaagttacaaaaacatGAATCTCAGACAGGTATTGTTGGGGCTTGTGTTTGTGTGTAGTGATTTTAGATTTGGTGTTGTTCTAGTAAAGGatatcacaaaaatattctGTTTACAGCTCTTCTATAAAAGCATGCAAAGCAAACCTTTTGATCAACTTGCTTGCTATGTTTGCAAACAATAGGTAGGCGGAGTTTCAATCTGTTTTATTTATACTGGGATTTGATTGTACAATAAAAATGACATGCAATAACATTAATGTTTATTGTCCAATCAAATTCCAGTATATAGTAAACAGACTGAAACAGACTACATACCTTTTGATTACAAAAATCCAAACAAACATTATAAGCAAGTTTATCAAAGGTTTGCTTTGCATGCTTTTATAGAGGAGCTGTTGTAGATTTTGCATAAAATGGTTTGATATAcctcaaatatttttaatatagcAAAATTATTGAGTCATATTTTAGGCCTGTTCTTCACTTTCAGTGATACccaaattatttttcatatttctttcaAATGATTGAGTATCCTGTTAGGAATATTCTGGAAAATAATactgatatatgatatataaaaaaaatcttgcaagaaatcatttcatattatattacTTATTTGCATCAAGCAGAATATTTTGTGATGTTCTCATAAAGGTTTTGCATAGGTTTTTGCTACCACTTCtgctatttgaaaaatccatgATATGCATCACATAATGAATaggtttaaagttttaatgagTTTTCACTTTCCAAAAATAGTATACCTGATTTTTAAGTCAGTGTTGAACTAGAACCATTTTAGTTTTTATGCAACATTTTGTAGcctatatttcaaataaaaaaagaaacctttactatattgaaataaaaaagtgtgTTTGTAGTCATGGATTTTAATCACTGATTTTTCACATCTTTTGGATATATTCCTTTGCACAATATTGCTGCAGATACTTAATCCGGCTTCATGTTCACTTTCCAAATAATACCTTCACTATTCAAAACATTTCATTGCAACCTAAAATGCTCATTGTTATCACACAAAACATTTCACTGCTGTAGAACTAAGCATTTCATTGCtatcaaacaaaacatttcattgCTATCGTACAAAAAGTTTTATTGCTATCCAGCAAAGCATTTCATTGCAACTAAATGCTCATTGCTATTggtataaaagtaaaattcatCGTCAGCTTTTTCATCATCCAGTTACTAAATATACTAAGtagttttcatatatttattcttGAAAACAAGTTTCAAGCTTGGCCAAAGTATCAGCATTATGAAcaatcttttaatttgttttactggTTTTCAATACATTTGTGAGGGGCTTAAAGGGGGGTTTCTGCACGGAAGGACGCAAAATAATTTGCCATTTCACAAggaacaaacaatttaaaatgtctTGCACGTTGatctttttatcaatttcacGAAACATGATGAATAACGAACCTTTTTCAGGGCTGCTCGTGAAATGAAAATGGTAAATCACGTTGCAGGAAAATAACCCTTTAAAACCCTTGTTTGTATCACTTAGGTCAAATCTTCAAAACATCTTGTATCTCACCTTTGTTTCATCATTTGAATTTGATCTGAAAACTCAGACCAGATATCATATGGTTTTTTGAACCCCCTGAAAGTGGAACCTGGGATACAAATAACATCTGAAAATTGACCATGACACCAGACTTTCAATTAATGACATAAAGTTAAATCTGGCATGGACAAATTTGACACTGTTTTAACATGTCTTCTTTAAGcttattcaataataaaaaaaataaaaaaatatcacattgtTTAGAAAtgaaaccacaaaaaaaaaaaatttgataaatcaaATACAAGATTTCCTAATAGAGATATTACAAAATATGAGTATGCAGAGAATTTGATCATTGTTATTTGTTCAATGTAAAGACCTTTCATAGAGTGGATACTTTGGCATGCTTTGACATTGGTTTGAggaataaaatttgacctttataGGATGTTCTGCACTGTATTATTGTTACATCAAATTCCAGGattttaaacaatgtttatgacTATGTTTTCAGACCATTCTAAAGGTTTTGGTGGTAAATATGGTGTACAGAGAGACAGAGTAGATAAATCAGCTGTTGGTTATGATCATAAAGAGCAGCTAGGAAAACATGAGTCACAAACAGGTTGGTTATTTAAAATCATTCCCTGCACATATACTATCATAAATAAAAGGAAATttatgtcaataagacaacagaccaacaacacaaaaaagtCATTTCAAGGTCAGCATGCTATAATATGTGTCAAACTCTTAATTGCACAAATTTAAGAAAAGgattaaatttaacaaagactatcAATGTCTGTCTTAAGCACCTACAAAaccaaataattgatatatgatcaactttgatgaaaatgaatattatcAATTGTCTTTTTGGATCCTATGTTGGTACTCCCAACAACATGCTTTAGGAGATAAACAGAGAACATTAGAACTAGATATATCATGATTATACATGATgatttgaaattgaatatatcattgatattttttttaaagaccaTTCTAAGGGATTTGGTGGAAAGTATGGTGTACAAACAGACAGAGTTGACAAATCAGCAGCAGGTTATGACAGTAAAGAAGATATGGCTTTACATTCATCACAAACAGATTCCAAAAAAGGATTTGGTGGCAAATTTGGAGTAGAGGACAGAAGTGATCAGGTACAATGACCACATATAACTCATTCAATACTACTTATAGATTAACACTCCtgatattttatgaatatatattcgAAAATTacatatgaagaaaaaaaaaaattaatatcttatatttctcaatttatttaagagcaatacaattattttacataGGAGATATAATAGAAGATAACCAGAACAAAGTGTTTATTTATTCCTATTTTAAAATGATcaataacaacacacaacaaaagaaaatttagGGTCAGAGTGTCAGAGTGGTACttaaaaaattgtgttcaaAACTCATCTTATCTTTGTTGATATGAATAATAGGAGATGTAGGACATAAttcaatcacaaaaataattttacaaacacTTCTTGATAGCAACATGCAGTCTACAACAGTGTACTGCAAATTAAAGTGCTTAGCTCCATATTGTTGgtctttaaaagtttttttaaataaattcaccAGAATAATCAAAGATCTACCAACACCAAGTtctcaaaataatgaaatacttAAAGATAGGACAGAAGACAGCCACTGAGGACGCGGCGCTGCTTACTAAGGATGTGCACTTGAATACCAAAGTGATTTTAACCTAGTATTTACCATTTTACAGTATGTGTACGCTGTTTCTAATGCCTAGcttaaataatatgaaaacattaagtttttctgactatatatatatatatatatatatatattgcttaaacattttttttgctctCATATAGCAGAGGGACAAAGCatttaaatttagatattttaatctCATATATGCTGGTTATAAAGTTGACTTTATATTTTAGTCTGCTGGTGGTTATGGTGATATGCAAGGAGCATCAACGACCTATCAAAAGACAAGAGCTAATTCAAGTAAGTTAACAGCTATAACTGATCATGTGGTTTGTTATTAATAGACACTATATGCTTGAAAGATTAACCTAGTAAAAATTGCAAGTTATTTTTTGCtgaaataaggggagataactaagAAAATAAAGGGAGGTTATAGGACATGCAACAATTAGGTTATCTTCTCATCCAGTGTATATTGCTTGGTATATCGaattcaaaattgtgttttcttttagaaaaaaattcagtCACATAGAATAAACTTTATGACTCTTTATTTACCTTATttcttaatgaaatatttgttcatgTCCAATTTTCTAAAACATGTATCTATGTATTAAGCATGAAGAATATGTATACTAATTCTTATTTCAAGTTGAATTGTATGATGTGTACACTAAAATGGTTTTAAGAGGATATTGTTGTACAACTTTTGACAAAAGCCAACAAAAAGAGACATAATATTTTGCACATTTAAGTTAAGGCTTTCAATTTTACCTCAAGAGTTGTGAATAATAGATAATAagagatataatttttttttcaagatgaaatatataggtgatatttatttaaggaatgactgtaatattttttctgtctatgaagaaataacataaaaaatttggtgcacactatgtgggttatttaacagtgtgcaccacattttttatgttatttcgaatagacagaaaaaatattagtcatttcttataatttaattctaaattccattttaaaccatagaaaaccatgaaaaaacgttgatgatgtcacagtcacatgactaaataataaattatttctatgggcttataacaaaataacgtcaacCAAtgagaagacgcgttacattcaaaattagATTATATACTTATAAAGGTTATAAAATCCGTCAACAGTATTCAACTGAAAATATTgataagtttgaaaaaaaaaaccacatttaTTTATGCTCATTTAAAGAGAAGACCTCTTTctatttattgattttcattcaaataatgttaatatagttgagttttatggacttTCAAAGTACAGATTGTAATTGGTTCCCCTTATACCCATTTTATTTATAGGTTCAGATGGTGCTAAAAATTTAagatcaaaatttgaaaatatggcAAAGGCAGGTGAAGAAGAGTCAAAGAAAAGATCAGAGGAAGAAAAAGCTAGACGGAAGGCAAGAGAAGAGAGAGAATCAGAAGTATCAAGAAAACAAGAAGAGGTacaaatttcttaaattatacaattatagcCTTTGTGTAAGGtagatacaaggatatattgacctgaatgAAGTATATTAACTGTTTTCTATCTGTCTTTGAAAATATTGGTAAACATGTGACTATTACtgaatgaataaaattaataatattactcTACATATGGTTGGGGTATTTGTTTTGTCTTATACATTAAAATCTAAATCAACAATGCCATACAAATAAGTACCTATTTTATGTCAATTTACACAAATGATACAGGGGGTTATtgctttttatgccccatctacaatagtagaggggcattatgttttctggtctgtggctacGTTCTTTCGTTCGTTTGTTcttccgtctgtgcgtccgttcaggttaaagtttttggtcaacgtggtttttgatgaagctgaagtctaatcaacttgaaacttagtacacttgttgcttatgatatgatctttctaatttttaagccaaattagacttttgacttcaatttcacggtcgactgaacatagaaaatgaaagtgagagtttcaggttaaagtttttggttgaggtagtttttgatgaaattgaagtccaatcaacttgaaacttagtacatatgttcgctatagtataatctttctaattttaatgcaaaattagattattaccaaatttcacggtccatggaacattcaaaaagtggggcatccgtgtactttgacacattcttgttataagTAGTATGTATTTCATGATGAGTATTTAGCCTTTGTTTCATGTCTGTATTAATGCTAGACAGAGCTTTGAACTTAAAAGTACTTTTACTATTCTATGCTGTTGTTGGTATTAAGTCCTATCTAATACTTTGTCTtaatcttattttgttttatcatattaataGGAAAGACAGAACCAAGAAAGATGGGATAGAGAGCAAGCAGATGCTGCATCAGCACAATCACAACAACAAGAGGAGGAGGAGGAAACAGTCATGGTGCCCAACCCAGACTACTCTGGTACCAGTGCACAGGAGGACTATGAACCTGATGCATATGGGGATGTAGCAGCACCAACCGAGATACAGGAGGAAGAACAAGATGAATATGATGATGTTCAGCAGTACAAACAGGAACCAGTAGAAGAACCAACGCATCAAGATAATGAGTCAACAGAACAAGATAATGAACCAGCCCCACAGGTCTCGTCAGGAGAAGGTGGAAAAACTGCTATTGCTTTATATGATTACCAAGCTGGTAAATATTCCTGAATACTTTCACATTATACAACCTCCTCTTATGATACATCAAAACtcaaatcaatatttaatgaattattGCAATTACTTCTTTTTTGGATTATCTTGACATCTATATTTTGAGAATATTTTACCTCTGATTATGAAATACTGAAATTTCAGTTTTCTGGAttacataaaataatgtttgttgaAAGTATAATATTTAATTGTCATAAGCTCCCAAATATGGACAATATACCATTCAATTACCATTCACTATATGTTTTGGTCTATTGTAGAATCGGTCacattatcatttaatttttttaattgttataaatcataaatgatattttatgatttcaGCTGATGACGATGAATTAACCTTTGACCCAGAAGACCTCataacaaatattgaaattgtaaGTATTTATACAGTTTTTCAGCATATAACATTCATTTTTAGGTTTGTATAGATATTTTGTCCCCAGGAGGTGCATTGACATTTGCATAGTTGTGATACATGTACCTGCTACAAAGGAGGATATATCTGAActatttgtttatgtgttataaaACAAAGACTGAGTTAAAGCAATTCAAATGAACATATATTAATAGTGTCACtatgtttaaattttcatatttcactATATTTATACATTGTGCTCTTTTTGCtgtaatttgttatttgaaGTGACTTCAGAACACTGTCTCGATTTTCAATTTCTCTCAATCTCCTAGGCAACCATCATTTATTTATAGCTTGATATATTGTATACACTCTTGTTTTACTTTAAGAGACAGCTTTTTGTCAtctaaatatattaatttttgcatttttgtttaggggtcagctgaagcgTGCCTTCAGGTGTggaattttctcgctgtgttgaagaccctttggctgttgttttttctttggtcgggttgttgtttctttgacacattccccatttccattctgaattttatcTCGATGCCCTGATAATGAATTGCTGTCACATTGATGTTTGCCACATATcttctataatttaaaaaatccagaTGAAAAGATagaacattttgtttaattttagtcATTTGAAAAATTACTAGGTCAGGTAGTAAGAAATGGTTTTGTAAAAACTTGTAGACAAAGCAAGAAAACCCCTCAGACTCAATGGAAGAAAATTCAAGTCTGAAGATATGATTAGACAGAGCCAATAGTTTTTGAATGTAtacacaaacatttaaaaattacaagtgAGAGCCagtaggattataatttatttacatgtgatatatttattttttccagaTTGATGAAGGTTGGTGGAGAGGTGAATGTCATGGTAAATCAGGACTTTTCCCAGCTAACTACGTAGAATTACAGCAGTAAAACATTCCAGTGCCAAAATCTATGCATACCAGTGTAAATGTGTGTGTATgaatgtataattataaaaaccGCATGTATGtgataatttgtatatattgggatataaatgaattgttttatgtGATAAGACAAGATCAAATGATTTGAACATATGACATgtgaaaattaaattgtttactaTTATGCCTTCATTTATGGGTAAAAATGCTGAATTGCATTTTACACTTAATTTTATAAGTACACTTTACACTTTCATTAAATACATTTCATAATTATGcaattttcattattgttttaagttttaaatgacTTAAAAACTTACTGTCAAAGTCTATTTGCTTaggatttttatttcttttttatagataatcTCTTTCTCAATTTTGGATAAAATTAAGTGCTTTCACGATTTGATCATCAAATGCTTTCTTGTTAGAGTCATTTGAATGCTGAAAGGGATTTAAAATTTCTCTTGTTATTAATGAAAACACTaccaaacaatatttttcattataggTTTTGTTAGGAAACTTAACAGCGAAATAAAAGAagacaatttacaaatattta includes these proteins:
- the LOC134687472 gene encoding src substrate cortactin-like isoform X1; this translates as MWRAGVDVKSSSNGADDDDWETEADFENDVSEQEQRWGAKTIEGSGHQGSLNLKDLRNQVATDDDKKKKDEYEKGPKASEGYGGKFGVMKDRMDKSAVGHEYQADLSKHASQTDAAKGFGGKYGVQQDRKDKAAMGYDYQGKTDKHASQKDYSTGFGGKYGVQKDRVDKSAVGYDYKEQLGKHESQTDGSKGFGGKYGVQTDRKDKSAVGYEYQGKVDKHDSQKDYSKGFGGKYGVQTDRVDKSALGYDHQEKLEKHESQTDYSRGFGGKYGVQTDRVDKSAFGWDHQEKLQKHESQTDHSKGFGGKYGVQRDRVDKSAVGYDHKEQLGKHESQTDHSKGFGGKYGVQTDRVDKSAAGYDSKEDMALHSSQTDSKKGFGGKFGVEDRSDQSAGGYGDMQGASTTYQKTRANSSSDGAKNLRSKFENMAKAGEEESKKRSEEEKARRKAREERESEVSRKQEEERQNQERWDREQADAASAQSQQQEEEEETVMVPNPDYSGTSAQEDYEPDAYGDVAAPTEIQEEEQDEYDDVQQYKQEPVEEPTHQDNESTEQDNEPAPQVSSGEGGKTAIALYDYQAADDDELTFDPEDLITNIEIIDEGWWRGECHGKSGLFPANYVELQQ
- the LOC134687472 gene encoding src substrate cortactin-like isoform X5; translation: MWRAGVDVKSSSNGADDDDWETEADFENDVSEQEQRWGAKTIEGSGHQGSLNLKDLRNQVATDDDKKKKDEYEKGPKASEGYGGKFGVMKDRMDKSAVGHEYQADLSKHASQTDAAKGFGGKYGVQQDRKDKAAMGYDYQGKTDKHASQKDYSTGFGGKYGVQKDRVDKSAVGYDYKEQLGKHESQTDYSKGFGGKYGVQTDRVDKSALGYDHQEKLEKHESQTDHSKGFGGKYGVQRDRVDKSAVGYDHKEQLGKHESQTDHSKGFGGKYGVQTDRVDKSAAGYDSKEDMALHSSQTDSKKGFGGKFGVEDRSDQSAGGYGDMQGASTTYQKTRANSSSDGAKNLRSKFENMAKAGEEESKKRSEEEKARRKAREERESEVSRKQEEERQNQERWDREQADAASAQSQQQEEEEETVMVPNPDYSGTSAQEDYEPDAYGDVAAPTEIQEEEQDEYDDVQQYKQEPVEEPTHQDNESTEQDNEPAPQVSSGEGGKTAIALYDYQAADDDELTFDPEDLITNIEIIDEGWWRGECHGKSGLFPANYVELQQ
- the LOC134687472 gene encoding src substrate cortactin-like isoform X4 — protein: MWRAGVDVKSSSNGADDDDWETEADFENDVSEQEQRWGAKTIEGSGHQGSLNLKDLRNQVATDDDKKKKDEYEKGPKASEGYGGKFGVMKDRMDKSAVGHEYQADLSKHASQTDAAKGFGGKYGVQQDRKDKAAMGYDYQGKTDKHASQKDYSTGFGGKYGVQKDRVDKSAVGYDYKEQLGKHESQTDGSKGFGGKYGVQTDRKDKSAVGYEYQGKVDKHDSQKDHSKGFGGKYGVQRDRVDKSAVGYDHKEQLGKHESQTDHSKGFGGKYGVQTDRVDKSAAGYDSKEDMALHSSQTDSKKGFGGKFGVEDRSDQSAGGYGDMQGASTTYQKTRANSSSDGAKNLRSKFENMAKAGEEESKKRSEEEKARRKAREERESEVSRKQEEERQNQERWDREQADAASAQSQQQEEEEETVMVPNPDYSGTSAQEDYEPDAYGDVAAPTEIQEEEQDEYDDVQQYKQEPVEEPTHQDNESTEQDNEPAPQVSSGEGGKTAIALYDYQAADDDELTFDPEDLITNIEIIDEGWWRGECHGKSGLFPANYVELQQ
- the LOC134687472 gene encoding src substrate cortactin-like isoform X6: MWRAGVDVKSSSNGADDDDWETEADFENDVSEQEQRWGAKTIEGSGHQGSLNLKDLRNQVATDDDKKKKDEYEKGPKASEGYGGKFGVMKDRMDKSAVGHEYQADLSKHASQTDAAKGFGGKYGVQQDRKDKAAMGYDYQGKTDKHASQKDYSTGFGGKYGVQKDRVDKSAVGYDYKEQLGKHESQTDHSKGFGGKYGVQRDRVDKSAVGYDHKEQLGKHESQTDHSKGFGGKYGVQTDRVDKSAAGYDSKEDMALHSSQTDSKKGFGGKFGVEDRSDQSAGGYGDMQGASTTYQKTRANSSSDGAKNLRSKFENMAKAGEEESKKRSEEEKARRKAREERESEVSRKQEEERQNQERWDREQADAASAQSQQQEEEEETVMVPNPDYSGTSAQEDYEPDAYGDVAAPTEIQEEEQDEYDDVQQYKQEPVEEPTHQDNESTEQDNEPAPQVSSGEGGKTAIALYDYQAADDDELTFDPEDLITNIEIIDEGWWRGECHGKSGLFPANYVELQQ
- the LOC134687472 gene encoding src substrate cortactin-like isoform X3, whose translation is MWRAGVDVKSSSNGADDDDWETEADFENDVSEQEQRWGAKTIEGSGHQGSLNLKDLRNQVATDDDKKKKDEYEKGPKASEGYGGKFGVMKDRMDKSAVGHEYQADLSKHASQTDAAKGFGGKYGVQQDRKDKAAMGYDYQGKTDKHASQKDYSTGFGGKYGVQKDRVDKSAVGYDYKEQLGKHESQTDGSKGFGGKYGVQTDRKDKSAVGYEYQGKVDKHDSQKDYSKGFGGKYGVQTDRVDKSALGYDHQEKLEKHESQTDHSKGFGGKYGVQRDRVDKSAVGYDHKEQLGKHESQTDHSKGFGGKYGVQTDRVDKSAAGYDSKEDMALHSSQTDSKKGFGGKFGVEDRSDQSAGGYGDMQGASTTYQKTRANSSSDGAKNLRSKFENMAKAGEEESKKRSEEEKARRKAREERESEVSRKQEEERQNQERWDREQADAASAQSQQQEEEEETVMVPNPDYSGTSAQEDYEPDAYGDVAAPTEIQEEEQDEYDDVQQYKQEPVEEPTHQDNESTEQDNEPAPQVSSGEGGKTAIALYDYQAADDDELTFDPEDLITNIEIIDEGWWRGECHGKSGLFPANYVELQQ
- the LOC134687472 gene encoding src substrate cortactin-like isoform X2; the protein is MWRAGVDVKSSSNGADDDDWETEADFENDVSEQEQRWGAKTIEGSGHQGSLNLKDLRNQVATDDDKKKKDEYEKGPKASEGYGGKFGVMKDRMDKSAVGHEYQADLSKHASQTDAAKGFGGKYGVQQDRKDKAAMGYDYQGKTDKHASQKDYSTGFGGKYGVQKDRVDKSAVGYDYKEQLGKHESQTDYSKGFGGKYGVQTDRVDKSALGYDHQEKLEKHESQTDYSRGFGGKYGVQTDRVDKSAFGWDHQEKLQKHESQTDHSKGFGGKYGVQRDRVDKSAVGYDHKEQLGKHESQTDHSKGFGGKYGVQTDRVDKSAAGYDSKEDMALHSSQTDSKKGFGGKFGVEDRSDQSAGGYGDMQGASTTYQKTRANSSSDGAKNLRSKFENMAKAGEEESKKRSEEEKARRKAREERESEVSRKQEEERQNQERWDREQADAASAQSQQQEEEEETVMVPNPDYSGTSAQEDYEPDAYGDVAAPTEIQEEEQDEYDDVQQYKQEPVEEPTHQDNESTEQDNEPAPQVSSGEGGKTAIALYDYQAADDDELTFDPEDLITNIEIIDEGWWRGECHGKSGLFPANYVELQQ